A portion of the Lysinibacillus timonensis genome contains these proteins:
- a CDS encoding CoA pyrophosphatase — MFIDQLKGQLSQHQSLFIGEETAFRSAVLIPLVKKDDEWHVLFEVRSLNMRKQPGDISFPGGRIDPTDPNALAAALRETHEELGVDPAQIQLVGHLSPYVSSPSFVVYPFVATIDYDKTIHSFNKEEVEEVFTVPISWLLQYEPYKHIVSVEMKPAPDFPFEKIMNGTEYQWRTRLMEEWFFDYRKYTIWGLTARILKHFIEVIK; from the coding sequence ATGTTTATAGATCAATTGAAGGGTCAGTTAAGTCAACACCAGTCTTTATTTATAGGGGAGGAGACGGCTTTTCGCTCTGCTGTGCTGATTCCACTAGTAAAGAAGGATGATGAATGGCATGTGTTGTTTGAAGTGCGTTCATTGAATATGAGAAAGCAGCCTGGTGATATTAGTTTTCCTGGCGGACGAATCGATCCAACCGATCCGAATGCCTTGGCTGCAGCATTAAGAGAAACGCATGAGGAATTAGGGGTTGATCCAGCTCAAATTCAACTAGTAGGCCATTTGAGTCCCTACGTCTCATCGCCTTCTTTTGTTGTGTATCCGTTTGTAGCAACAATTGATTATGATAAAACGATCCATTCTTTTAATAAAGAAGAAGTAGAAGAGGTATTTACGGTACCAATCAGTTGGTTATTACAATATGAGCCTTATAAACATATAGTATCTGTTGAAATGAAGCCCGCACCTGATTTCCCATTTGAAAAAATTATGAACGGCACAGAGTATCAATGGCGAACACGTCTTATGGAAGAATGGTTCTTTGATTATAGGAAATATACGATTTGGGGGTTAACTGCTAGAATTTTGAAACATTTCATAGAGGTCATCAAATAA
- a CDS encoding PLP-dependent aminotransferase family protein: MPVNSFDHYPMSWKPDKSTLKRPYYQSIAALLEQEILNGFLAPGTKLPPQRELADFLDLNFTTITRAYKLCEEKGLIYAITGSGTFVSANAIRSITITAHQSENQIDLGFVASFEQTNGLVSNTIQEIVKKRYLDHLLDYNHPTGIPHHKTAALNWIESFGVQTDPDHVAIVSGTQNALAITISALFEPGDRIATDFYTFSNFIELAKIFHIQLVPISGDECGMLPEELDRQCSQLNIRGIFLMPSCSNPTTIMIPDFRKRELADVIRKHRLILIEDDIHAFLTAGVIADYKQPMYNLLPEQTVYICGTSKSICSGLRVAYLAYGEALREKLLRAIFNINVKTSSLDAEVITELILSGKAYEIVASKKQLAQAANELFFEYFPTNHHVGHPLSFYRWLPIQGEHDSVQLESELKRNGIRVFHSDRFLSGQTSSNQYLRVALSSTKSLDELTLGLIILKQYLG, encoded by the coding sequence ATGCCAGTAAATTCATTTGATCATTATCCAATGTCTTGGAAACCTGATAAGAGTACGCTGAAGCGCCCTTATTATCAATCCATCGCAGCCTTACTTGAACAGGAAATACTTAATGGCTTTCTAGCACCTGGAACAAAACTACCTCCTCAACGAGAATTAGCAGATTTTCTAGATTTAAACTTTACGACGATTACTAGGGCTTATAAACTTTGTGAAGAAAAAGGACTTATTTATGCCATAACGGGAAGTGGGACATTTGTGTCGGCAAATGCCATTCGTTCCATTACCATTACAGCACATCAATCAGAAAACCAAATTGACCTTGGTTTCGTTGCCTCTTTTGAACAAACAAATGGACTAGTGTCAAACACCATTCAAGAGATCGTGAAAAAGAGATATTTAGATCATTTACTCGACTACAATCATCCAACTGGCATTCCCCATCATAAAACCGCGGCACTTAACTGGATAGAATCTTTTGGTGTTCAAACAGATCCAGACCATGTCGCTATTGTTTCAGGGACACAAAATGCATTGGCGATTACTATATCAGCATTGTTTGAACCTGGAGATCGTATCGCCACCGATTTCTATACTTTTTCAAATTTCATTGAATTAGCAAAGATCTTCCATATCCAATTAGTTCCTATTTCGGGAGATGAATGTGGCATGCTTCCTGAAGAGCTAGATAGGCAATGTAGCCAACTAAATATTCGTGGTATTTTCCTTATGCCCTCTTGTTCCAATCCAACAACGATCATGATTCCTGATTTTCGAAAGCGCGAATTGGCAGATGTCATTCGGAAACATCGTTTGATTTTAATCGAGGATGATATTCATGCCTTTTTAACTGCAGGGGTAATCGCAGACTACAAGCAGCCAATGTACAATTTGTTGCCAGAACAAACGGTTTATATTTGTGGAACTTCAAAATCAATCTGCTCTGGATTACGGGTGGCTTACCTTGCTTACGGGGAAGCATTACGTGAGAAGCTTTTGCGGGCAATTTTTAATATTAATGTGAAAACCTCTTCGTTAGATGCAGAAGTGATCACAGAGTTAATCTTATCTGGTAAGGCATACGAAATTGTAGCTTCTAAGAAACAGCTTGCACAAGCGGCTAATGAGTTATTTTTCGAATACTTCCCTACCAATCACCATGTTGGACACCCACTAAGTTTTTATCGTTGGCTACCAATACAAGGAGAACATGATTCTGTACAATTGGAATCAGAACTAAAAAGAAATGGAATTCGCGTATTTCATTCCGATCGTTTTTTGAGTGGACAAACCTCTTCTAATCAATATTTGCGCGTTGCCCTTTCATCTACCAAATCATTAGATGAATTAACACTTGGGCTCATTATCTTAAAACAATATTTGGGCTAA
- a CDS encoding response regulator transcription factor → MNILLAEDDVTLGELIVYMLKKKAGYNVEWVMEGEDAYYYATNAHYDVLILDWMMPNGTGVEVCQGLRKKGYSGAILMLTAKDSIQDRIDGLDSGADDYLVKPFEIDELLARLRALSRRNYAPIIEEEVQIQDLVLSRMSHTVRLGNEEIQLSPREYQLLDLLIQNKGQVISREVMMNRIWGNEAEVTPKTIDATVKLIRKKLKTIKKADLLQSIRGVGYKFEQ, encoded by the coding sequence ATGAATATATTACTTGCTGAAGATGATGTGACACTAGGGGAACTAATCGTTTATATGCTCAAAAAAAAGGCAGGATATAATGTCGAGTGGGTAATGGAGGGAGAAGATGCCTATTATTATGCAACCAATGCTCACTATGATGTATTAATATTGGATTGGATGATGCCAAATGGAACAGGTGTGGAAGTCTGTCAAGGTCTACGGAAAAAGGGGTACTCTGGAGCAATCTTAATGCTAACGGCGAAAGATAGCATTCAAGATCGAATTGATGGGTTAGATTCTGGGGCTGATGATTATCTAGTTAAGCCGTTTGAAATTGATGAGCTCTTGGCGCGTTTACGAGCCTTATCTCGTCGCAATTACGCTCCGATTATAGAAGAAGAAGTTCAGATTCAAGATTTGGTCCTTAGCCGAATGAGCCACACTGTTCGTTTAGGCAATGAAGAGATTCAATTGAGCCCTAGGGAATATCAGCTATTGGATTTATTAATTCAAAATAAGGGACAAGTGATTTCACGTGAAGTTATGATGAACCGAATATGGGGAAATGAAGCGGAAGTAACGCCTAAAACCATTGATGCAACAGTGAAATTAATACGCAAGAAACTGAAGACAATTAAGAAAGCCGACTTGCTTCAAAGTATTAGAGGGGTGGGATATAAGTTTGAACAATAA
- a CDS encoding YjcZ family sporulation protein: MGSYGYGNNTKEFALLVVLFILLIIVGAAYFNGGYGGGY; encoded by the coding sequence ATGGGCTCTTACGGATATGGTAACAACACAAAAGAGTTTGCTTTACTTGTAGTATTATTCATTCTGTTAATCATTGTAGGTGCTGCTTATTTTAACGGTGGCTACGGCGGAGGCTACTAA
- a CDS encoding MFS transporter, translating into MNKQESSYRWVVFGVVLLSYIIIVSQRTAPGLITDQLMSEFQLTAAVIGLISSFQFFAYAGLQIPAGLMTDRYGPNLFLIVGTFLAGLGSVLYSVSSHEYLLMIARLLVGVGDATIFVNLILIMTQWFKPQEFVKLLGIISLAASFGSLVATVPYSWWIAHANWRQPFFITGMVLVVLAFVLYIVLVTQPKKRFHEGSLVKANTEKPKESVWAILKRLVVTRQAWATFLCHFGIVGVYVGFIGSWGVPYGIHVFDLTRAQASQLMMYGLIGAIIGGLFLSWITSHIQSIRKAYSFIQLTVFASWCGLFLAGVTPSYGLVIVFLVVIGFGMGVCSLTFAVVRDSFAADEIGVATGFANMGGFLSAVLLPIFFGNVLDLFPQELVNTGYHYGFIIPAVFSLMGVIGTLMIKGVKKVDL; encoded by the coding sequence ATGAACAAGCAGGAGAGTAGCTATAGATGGGTCGTATTTGGAGTTGTTCTTCTTTCGTATATTATTATTGTAAGCCAGCGAACCGCTCCGGGTTTGATTACCGACCAATTAATGAGTGAGTTCCAATTGACTGCTGCAGTCATAGGACTCATTAGTAGTTTTCAATTTTTTGCATATGCGGGGCTACAAATTCCTGCGGGTTTAATGACAGACCGGTATGGGCCTAATTTATTTTTAATTGTTGGTACCTTTCTAGCAGGACTAGGAAGTGTATTATATAGCGTTTCAAGCCATGAATATTTGTTAATGATTGCTAGATTACTAGTTGGTGTCGGTGATGCGACGATCTTTGTTAACCTAATATTAATTATGACGCAATGGTTTAAGCCACAAGAATTCGTCAAGTTACTAGGTATTATTTCATTAGCTGCGAGCTTCGGTTCGTTAGTTGCAACTGTCCCTTATTCTTGGTGGATTGCACATGCCAATTGGCGACAGCCGTTTTTCATTACGGGGATGGTTTTAGTTGTCTTAGCCTTTGTTCTATATATCGTTCTTGTAACACAGCCAAAGAAACGATTTCATGAAGGATCATTAGTGAAGGCAAATACTGAGAAACCAAAAGAAAGTGTATGGGCGATTTTAAAAAGACTTGTTGTCACTCGACAGGCTTGGGCAACATTTCTATGTCACTTTGGAATCGTTGGTGTTTACGTAGGATTTATTGGTTCTTGGGGTGTTCCCTATGGTATTCATGTATTTGATTTGACTCGTGCACAAGCAAGCCAATTGATGATGTATGGTTTAATTGGAGCCATTATAGGCGGATTATTTTTAAGCTGGATTACCAGTCATATTCAATCTATTAGAAAAGCTTATAGTTTCATACAGTTAACCGTATTTGCGAGCTGGTGTGGGTTGTTCCTAGCCGGTGTTACGCCTTCCTATGGATTAGTGATCGTTTTCTTAGTGGTAATCGGATTTGGAATGGGTGTTTGCTCATTGACCTTTGCAGTCGTTCGAGATTCATTTGCAGCTGACGAAATTGGGGTTGCGACTGGATTTGCCAATATGGGCGGTTTTTTGAGTGCCGTATTATTACCGATTTTTTTCGGAAATGTACTCGATTTATTCCCACAAGAATTAGTCAATACAGGGTATCATTACGGCTTTATTATCCCAGCGGTATTTTCATTGATGGGGGTAATAGGGACGTTAATGATTAAGGGAGTAAAGAAAGTGGATTTATAA
- a CDS encoding branched-chain amino acid transporter permease: MTMTITQQIITIGMVVLGTMLTRFIPFMLFPSGKPTPKYVQYLGKVLPAAVIGLLVVYCFKDVSFLSGNHGIPDLIGVLIVAMLHFWKRQMLLSIAGGTIVYMILVQSVF, encoded by the coding sequence ATGACCATGACGATAACACAACAAATCATAACAATTGGGATGGTTGTATTAGGGACGATGCTGACAAGGTTTATTCCATTCATGCTATTCCCATCAGGTAAACCAACACCTAAATACGTACAGTATCTCGGCAAAGTTCTACCAGCTGCAGTAATTGGACTTTTGGTTGTTTATTGTTTTAAGGATGTAAGCTTTCTCTCTGGAAACCATGGAATTCCTGATCTTATTGGGGTCTTAATCGTGGCAATGCTCCATTTTTGGAAGAGGCAGATGCTTCTCTCCATTGCTGGAGGGACGATTGTTTACATGATTTTAGTGCAATCAGTTTTTTAA
- a CDS encoding EAL domain-containing protein, with translation MFSSPNTTSITILEGEYSVTVVILSIIIACLASYTAIIMNQRVKQNLFFNKHFYMMLASFAMGLGIWSMHFIGMSAFMLPASMKYNVFLTVLSAIPAVFASYIAFFFANRLNKNHGLYVFTGIVMGLGIAAMHYIGMAAMEMEVKYYYKPWIFIASIAIAIVVSYVALFILSALRQRNHFINILVSILMGLAVTSMHYTGMYAVVFYVEGELEHHTHAMHAMDMKLLIYVVTAGILLLFFLTGLTSMLGRYADYRLTYFDALTKFPNQRQFEKDLNNLRVAGSLAIVHIDQLEKWVSAYGYSFGDEIVRSIGDELQILNTSTTKVYRIEGNRFAMISSNDNGYRSMKRLIEGILSTFKEPIKIDNHQIKIDMICAMTHSNNKTGAEELFSNSLAVLQHPTTKYNHEVVEYDPEIHTFSLERQIEQDINSAMENNDLFIVYQPKVYSNTKEISGLEALLRWVHPKHGFISPGVFVPILEEKGRIFDVTDWVIERVCEQIAQFLKQGVPFSHVSVNIPGPYITSPELLNIIEENLTKYNIDSQYLELEITETSVIHNIENAMTALSNYKEIDIGVALDDFGTGLSSLSYLKMMPVSTIKIDKSFVDGVPLSDKDSAVLKAIVRLCDSLNLKVVIEGVETEEQYHFITSFTENAHIQGYYFSRPLKVDELLAWIAEREKTLIS, from the coding sequence ATGTTTTCTTCACCTAATACAACTAGCATCACAATACTAGAAGGAGAGTACTCTGTCACAGTCGTAATTTTATCTATCATCATTGCCTGTCTAGCATCTTACACAGCAATCATTATGAATCAGCGGGTAAAACAAAATCTATTTTTTAATAAACATTTTTATATGATGTTAGCCTCTTTTGCGATGGGGTTGGGAATTTGGTCGATGCATTTTATCGGAATGAGCGCCTTTATGTTGCCGGCTTCCATGAAATATAATGTCTTTCTAACGGTTTTGTCTGCTATCCCAGCGGTATTTGCATCATATATTGCTTTCTTTTTTGCAAACCGATTGAACAAAAATCACGGGTTATATGTTTTTACCGGGATCGTGATGGGACTTGGGATTGCGGCGATGCATTATATCGGTATGGCAGCCATGGAGATGGAAGTGAAATATTATTATAAGCCGTGGATTTTTATTGCATCTATTGCCATTGCAATTGTCGTATCGTATGTAGCGCTCTTTATTCTTTCCGCATTACGACAGAGAAATCATTTCATTAATATACTAGTTTCCATACTGATGGGTCTAGCAGTCACAAGTATGCATTATACAGGGATGTATGCTGTTGTCTTTTATGTAGAAGGTGAATTGGAACATCATACACATGCTATGCATGCGATGGATATGAAACTGCTGATCTATGTTGTGACGGCAGGAATTCTTTTATTGTTTTTTTTAACGGGTCTTACAAGTATGCTTGGTCGCTATGCGGATTATCGTTTAACGTATTTTGATGCACTAACAAAGTTTCCTAACCAAAGGCAGTTTGAAAAGGATTTAAATAATTTAAGGGTTGCCGGAAGTCTAGCTATTGTTCATATCGATCAATTGGAAAAATGGGTTAGTGCTTACGGATATTCTTTTGGTGATGAAATCGTCAGATCAATTGGGGATGAACTCCAAATATTGAACACGTCTACGACAAAAGTGTACCGAATAGAAGGAAATCGTTTTGCAATGATAAGTTCTAATGACAACGGTTATAGATCGATGAAGAGGTTAATTGAAGGTATATTATCGACATTTAAAGAACCGATAAAGATTGATAATCATCAGATAAAAATAGATATGATTTGTGCCATGACTCATTCGAACAATAAAACCGGAGCTGAAGAACTTTTTTCGAATAGTTTGGCAGTACTTCAACACCCAACGACTAAATATAATCATGAGGTCGTTGAATATGATCCGGAAATCCATACTTTTAGCCTTGAGAGACAAATCGAACAAGATATAAATAGTGCAATGGAGAATAATGACTTGTTTATTGTCTATCAACCAAAAGTATATTCAAATACAAAAGAAATATCAGGCTTAGAAGCACTGTTACGTTGGGTACATCCAAAACATGGGTTCATTTCCCCTGGCGTTTTTGTTCCGATATTAGAGGAAAAGGGAAGAATATTTGATGTCACAGACTGGGTTATTGAACGGGTTTGTGAACAAATTGCTCAATTTCTTAAGCAAGGTGTCCCATTTTCGCATGTGTCGGTCAATATTCCAGGTCCATATATTACATCGCCTGAGTTGTTGAACATTATTGAGGAAAATCTAACAAAATATAATATTGACAGTCAATATTTAGAGCTTGAAATTACAGAAACAAGCGTAATACATAATATTGAAAATGCGATGACAGCATTGAGTAACTATAAAGAAATTGACATTGGTGTAGCATTAGATGATTTTGGAACAGGGTTGTCTTCGTTGTCTTATTTGAAAATGATGCCAGTCTCAACTATTAAAATCGATAAATCCTTTGTTGATGGAGTTCCTCTTTCAGATAAAGATTCAGCTGTTTTAAAGGCAATCGTTAGATTATGTGATTCTCTCAATTTAAAAGTAGTGATTGAAGGAGTCGAAACAGAAGAACAATATCACTTCATTACATCCTTTACAGAAAATGCTCATATTCAAGGTTATTACTTCTCACGTCCTTTAAAGGTGGATGAACTATTGGCATGGATTGCTGAAAGGGAAAAAACACTGATCAGTTAG
- a CDS encoding aromatic acid/H+ symport family MFS transporter encodes MRIVQTAQVVAESKFNKFHLLVYLWCFYAIAFDGFDIAMYGIGLPLMMEDYNITLVEAGAIGSYTLVGMMIGSFLLGSLSDVIGRKKVLAICMGIFSIFSLLAGLAPDPLTFTVMRFIAALGMGGLMPAVIAVMTEYSPKKNRALIVATMYCGYSIGGIIASLTGMYVMESLGWRFLYWLGIIPLLTLPFFLKQFPESLSYYILRNKGDKIASILNRVDPKGNYQATDDYEYASVKERSKGFPVKKLFSDNRALSTVAFWTAVLSCLLMIYGLNTWLPKIMQESGFGITSSLSFNVVLSIGQIGGSLLGGYLVERLGHRKVLIGMFLLGAICFVSLSLTSNTILLYVLIALGGACTGGTQNLVNPYISEYYPREIRTTGLSVTVGIGRIGAILAPVLIALLLASSLPPQQAFMAFAVPSIIGGIAFLIVQEKFGSFEKIQKTHQNYPKLQEQQLQKQEI; translated from the coding sequence ATGCGTATTGTACAAACTGCTCAAGTAGTAGCAGAAAGTAAGTTTAATAAGTTTCATTTATTAGTTTATCTTTGGTGTTTTTATGCCATTGCTTTTGATGGCTTTGATATTGCCATGTACGGAATCGGATTACCCTTAATGATGGAGGACTATAACATCACGCTTGTTGAAGCAGGCGCAATTGGGAGTTATACGCTCGTTGGTATGATGATTGGTTCCTTTTTACTCGGTTCACTTTCTGATGTCATTGGTCGAAAAAAGGTTTTAGCTATATGTATGGGGATATTCAGTATATTTTCTTTATTGGCAGGACTAGCACCAGATCCATTAACCTTTACCGTCATGCGCTTTATTGCTGCTCTAGGGATGGGCGGACTAATGCCAGCAGTCATTGCTGTCATGACAGAATACTCTCCTAAAAAGAATCGAGCGCTAATTGTTGCTACGATGTATTGTGGATATTCAATAGGCGGTATTATAGCATCACTTACAGGAATGTACGTTATGGAAAGTCTTGGGTGGAGATTTTTATATTGGTTAGGAATTATTCCGCTTCTTACATTACCATTTTTCCTAAAGCAATTTCCTGAATCGCTCTCCTATTACATACTTCGTAACAAAGGCGATAAAATTGCTAGCATACTAAACAGAGTTGATCCTAAAGGTAATTATCAAGCAACAGATGATTATGAATATGCAAGTGTAAAAGAACGCTCTAAAGGATTCCCTGTGAAAAAGCTATTTTCTGATAATAGAGCATTAAGTACCGTAGCCTTTTGGACTGCCGTGCTAAGCTGCCTACTTATGATTTATGGCTTAAATACATGGCTTCCTAAAATCATGCAGGAGTCAGGCTTTGGAATAACTTCCAGTTTATCATTTAATGTTGTGTTAAGTATCGGCCAAATCGGAGGTTCCTTACTAGGTGGTTACTTGGTGGAGCGACTTGGACATCGAAAAGTATTAATTGGCATGTTTTTACTAGGAGCCATTTGCTTTGTTTCCCTAAGTTTAACGTCTAATACCATCCTACTATATGTATTAATCGCTCTTGGCGGTGCATGTACGGGCGGAACTCAAAATCTTGTAAATCCATATATTTCTGAATATTACCCTCGTGAAATTCGCACGACAGGCCTTAGCGTCACGGTTGGGATTGGAAGAATTGGAGCAATATTAGCACCGGTATTAATTGCTCTTTTATTAGCATCTAGCTTACCTCCACAACAGGCATTTATGGCCTTTGCTGTTCCAAGTATTATTGGAGGAATCGCATTCTTAATCGTCCAAGAGAAGTTTGGAAGCTTTGAAAAAATTCAAAAAACTCATCAAAATTATCCAAAATTGCAAGAACAGCAGTTACAAAAACAAGAAATTTAA
- the azlC gene encoding azaleucine resistance protein AzlC encodes MSKRTAFRVAFPHTVPILAGFVFLGMAYGIFMNSLGFHALYPILMSLFIFAGSMEFVAASLLLTAFNPLDALFLTLMVNARHLFYGISMLDKYRNVGKKKGYLIYGLCDESFAINSAINLPKDVDKGWVMFFITLLNHFYWVLGSTIGGLFGSLIKFNTEGLKFVMTALFVVIFIEQWIHAKNHRSAIVGLGISAVCLMIFGGESFIIPAMVAILGILTLMKKPLEKAEMEPI; translated from the coding sequence GTGAGTAAAAGAACAGCATTTCGTGTTGCATTTCCACATACCGTTCCGATTTTGGCGGGATTTGTATTTCTAGGAATGGCATATGGGATATTTATGAATTCACTAGGTTTTCATGCACTATATCCGATTCTGATGAGTTTATTTATCTTTGCAGGATCCATGGAGTTTGTTGCTGCGAGCCTATTACTAACGGCATTTAATCCATTAGATGCTTTGTTTTTAACGTTGATGGTTAATGCAAGGCATTTGTTTTATGGAATATCAATGTTGGATAAGTACAGAAACGTAGGGAAGAAAAAAGGATACTTAATTTATGGATTATGCGATGAATCATTCGCCATTAATAGTGCCATCAATCTTCCGAAGGATGTTGATAAGGGCTGGGTTATGTTTTTCATAACATTATTGAACCACTTCTATTGGGTATTAGGCTCAACAATTGGAGGTCTTTTTGGCTCCTTAATTAAGTTCAATACAGAAGGACTGAAGTTTGTGATGACGGCACTATTTGTTGTCATTTTCATAGAACAGTGGATTCATGCGAAAAACCATCGTAGTGCAATTGTGGGACTTGGGATATCAGCAGTATGTTTAATGATCTTTGGGGGTGAGAGCTTCATAATCCCTGCAATGGTAGCTATTTTAGGAATACTTACACTTATGAAAAAGCCATTAGAGAAAGCTGAGATGGAACCAATATGA
- a CDS encoding DMT family transporter, whose product MLLKLLYPILALIAGMAVAVQGQINGGLGKKIGVIEGAFFSFALGTLALLFALIFFGNGQISSVTNVPKWQLIGGILGAFFVLVQVLVVPKIGVSTTLLAVIVGQILLSVVIDHFGLFGAERRPIDWNKIAAVLLMFVALYLYNKR is encoded by the coding sequence ATGTTATTAAAATTACTTTACCCAATATTAGCGCTAATCGCTGGGATGGCGGTGGCTGTACAAGGTCAAATAAACGGAGGTTTAGGAAAAAAGATTGGAGTCATAGAGGGCGCATTTTTCAGCTTCGCACTAGGAACATTAGCTTTATTATTTGCACTTATCTTTTTTGGCAACGGACAAATTTCATCGGTTACGAACGTTCCAAAGTGGCAATTAATTGGAGGAATTCTCGGTGCATTTTTCGTCTTAGTTCAGGTGCTTGTTGTACCTAAAATCGGCGTGTCGACTACTTTGCTAGCTGTCATTGTAGGACAAATTCTATTAAGTGTCGTGATTGACCATTTTGGCCTGTTTGGTGCAGAACGTCGCCCAATAGACTGGAATAAAATCGCTGCCGTATTATTGATGTTTGTTGCTTTATATTTGTACAATAAAAGATAA
- a CDS encoding cell wall metabolism sensor histidine kinase WalK, with protein sequence MNNKLLTIFGRFLKVDGKDLFSRTQKQLTRIYSGLLILFLILFIVIVYSVLYFSISISSERELKNLVKQEAKMIESYLIENEINNFRGVENQEIVFAGANQAFYYVLNREGEVILGSEDDNRLRSAIFPLLNNQKVGGRNTGVFYESVHLDEERNELWKGKGFYRPEPEQDLRLMIASEAITYKGKFIGQLYIGRDFTFANQLFRWVLIILIVLGVIFSGIAIYISKRMSKKAMVPISRAFTRQREFVADASHELRTPLAVLQSSIDAMDMTIGDEKDDFSEKILVNMRQEVKRMANLVGDLLTLARSDSNTIELRSEMFDFRQIAEKTLESVRSLAKEKEISMNLDAPGELIYVGDPERLAQLLYILLDNAIKYTPNEGEVELSLSREDGHLCIAVRDTGIGISNEDVHRIFERFYRSDKSRSRQMGGHGLGLSIAKWIVETHTGTIDVVSELGKGSTFFVRIPYDAAR encoded by the coding sequence TTGAACAATAAGCTTTTGACGATCTTCGGTCGATTTTTAAAGGTTGATGGAAAAGATCTGTTCAGTCGCACCCAAAAACAATTAACGCGGATTTATAGCGGTCTATTAATTCTTTTCCTAATATTGTTTATTGTCATTGTGTATAGTGTTCTGTATTTTTCTATTTCGATTAGTTCTGAACGTGAACTGAAAAACCTCGTGAAGCAAGAGGCTAAGATGATTGAAAGTTATTTAATAGAGAATGAAATCAATAATTTTCGCGGTGTAGAAAATCAAGAAATTGTGTTCGCAGGGGCAAACCAAGCTTTTTATTATGTTCTAAATCGAGAAGGAGAGGTCATTTTAGGATCTGAAGATGATAATCGGTTACGGTCTGCCATCTTTCCATTGCTAAATAATCAGAAGGTAGGTGGTAGAAATACTGGAGTTTTTTACGAATCTGTACATCTTGATGAAGAGCGAAACGAGCTTTGGAAAGGAAAGGGCTTTTACAGACCAGAGCCTGAGCAGGATTTACGCCTCATGATTGCTAGTGAAGCCATAACGTATAAGGGGAAATTCATCGGTCAGTTATACATAGGTCGGGATTTTACCTTTGCAAATCAGCTCTTCCGATGGGTATTGATAATTTTAATTGTGCTAGGTGTTATATTTTCTGGAATTGCCATCTATATCAGTAAAAGAATGTCTAAAAAAGCGATGGTGCCTATATCAAGAGCATTTACGAGACAAAGAGAATTTGTCGCAGATGCTTCACATGAATTAAGAACCCCTTTAGCTGTGTTGCAATCTTCCATTGATGCTATGGATATGACAATTGGGGATGAAAAGGATGATTTTTCTGAAAAGATACTAGTAAATATGCGTCAAGAAGTGAAGCGGATGGCAAATTTAGTTGGTGATCTATTAACATTGGCGCGTTCAGATTCCAATACAATCGAGCTTCGATCAGAAATGTTTGATTTTCGTCAGATTGCTGAGAAAACACTGGAGTCTGTTCGTTCATTAGCGAAGGAAAAGGAAATTTCTATGAATCTGGATGCACCTGGCGAATTGATATACGTAGGGGACCCAGAAAGATTAGCGCAATTACTATATATTTTGTTGGACAATGCGATTAAGTACACGCCAAATGAAGGTGAAGTTGAACTTTCTCTTTCACGAGAAGATGGACATTTATGTATTGCGGTTCGTGATACGGGGATTGGGATTAGTAATGAGGATGTTCATCGAATTTTTGAGCGATTTTACAGATCCGATAAATCTCGTTCTCGTCAAATGGGTGGTCACGGTCTAGGATTATCTATCGCAAAATGGATAGTTGAGACGCATACAGGAACGATTGATGTTGTAAGTGAACTTGGGAAAGGCAGTACGTTTTTCGTTAGAATTCCGTACGATGCTGCTAGATAG